The Musa acuminata AAA Group cultivar baxijiao chromosome BXJ3-6, Cavendish_Baxijiao_AAA, whole genome shotgun sequence region CCATGTCAACATGACCACTAACTGCTCGACCAACTCTACAAGTCAATCCAACAACGAGCCCTTTCCGACTCCTTATCGCAGATATCCTATGCAAAGTACCTTCAATGCCAGCTCGGTTGTCTCCTCCAAATTCTCCAAGTGATTTTTGAGCTTCCTCCAACTCTTCCAGTGAAATCTGGAACACAGAGTATGAGGGCAACATAAGACACCAAGTGTATGCAACAGGATTCTTATCAGGAAAAACACCATACATGAGAAAAGCATTTAGATAGTATAACTAACTATAGCCTAATCAAACGAAAAAATAAGCAAGCTTTGAGAGCCACATAACATGAAAATAAAAGCCATAAAATTAGTAAGAACAAGTATGGAGAGTATCTGAATTAATGGAAAAGATAGCATGTATTAGAGAAAACATTACAAGAAGCCCATAGGTGTAAATGACATCACAAGCCACTACTATCACCTCTTTGTCCCTCAGATACTGCCCACCAGATTCACCAAGGAAACGTGCTTCAGGTCGGCGACCCAAATCCAGTATAACCTAATTATAAGATATGTGGAACACTGGGCAATATAAGCAACAACCTCattattataaattttcaatTACATATTTTCTCATAATGAGTGAATTAAAGAAAAAACAATATAACTTAAGACTTCCATAATGTTCAAACAAGTGAAGCATGATCCATGTCACAGAAAAATGCAATCATTTACCTCTAGGAGTTGGTCTCTTCTAGGCTCACTTTGCAGATTCTCTCGCAGATCTCTAGGTAAAACCTGCAAAAGATGAGCTACCACGATTGCGCTTATACTCGCAAACCAGTAAGCACTGAACTGAAGCTAATGGCTGTCACGCCATTAAACCTTTTCTTTTGTCGACCATTGTAATTGTCATCTTCAATTTGTCCAAAATTTCAGGAAACACAAACCTGCTCATAATTACTGAAACGGTTGCTTTCTTTAAAAGGCGTTGACTCATACCCAAGAAAGACATCCACAAGTATGGAAGACAAAGAGAACACAGTTGGCTCAGCAATTGATTGCATTGTCTTTCACTAATTGTCATGATTGTGTGTAAATTTCTGGTCATTAAAAATAGATGTGTACTGACAATAGACAAAGCGCATGGGAACTTGAAGCATGACCAGCAAAAGCAAGTGATTATTGTGTAAGCAAACATATTTACTACAAGAAAGAAACTTAGGAGCCAGGGAGCTAATGCTATGTAATCAGATGGAATTACTCTTATCTATTCTCTCTCTCGAACCACACCGCATAACATTATACGAATTTGTGCAACGCTTAGTAACAACTATTTCCATCTCGAAATAACCATGAAAACATCGCCCAGAACATTAACCATGATCTTACTGCAACTTATCATCAAATTGAATCATTAGAAGTCAGGTCGGTCATTTGAAATTTCCATGCGTTATCCCACCTTTTAGAGTTCCCAGCACAACCCAGTAACAAGAAAGAACGAGGATCAAAGAAGCATCACCTCAAGAAGAGTGTGGAGATCGTCCTCCACGACCACGAATCCGTCGTCCGTCGCTTCGGGAGACGAAAAGCGCCGAATCTGGAGAGGGCTTCTTCGCGGACTAGGAGAGAAGAGGGCCAGACGCGGTCTGCAAGAGCTGGGGGTGAAATCGAAGCCAGAGAAGTGGGGATTGGGCGGACAAGGTCGAGGATGAACCGAGAGCACGCCCATTCTTGGGTGGGCGCCTCGCAGAGCCGTCTTTGGTCTCTTGCGAGGAGGAGATGAGGTTTATCgatggataaaaaatatataaatagaatAAAGACATGTATAAAAGAGGTCAAGAAATCCTCTCAAAAATGCTAATTATAATTATTTCTCACAAAAACGATTCAGACGAATTTTTTTAGGAAAACATAAAACAGtttattatgattttaaattctttttttttttttactcgaaGAAGCTTTTATTTATGGAGAAAAAAATAGAACCATTAGCATTAGCTAAGACAAAAATTTCAACAAAACACTTTCTGCAGCAAAATCAAagaggaataatttttttcttaaagatagaaaacattttctttaaaAGTGAGCCATTTGGGGGGAAAAAGTCTTAAGAGCCTAAAATCACAAACATACTTTGGAAAGTTGAAGCCTAAAAGTAATTTAAGTCGACATTAAACGAAATAAAATTACCAtatgactctgcaacttcgaatCATGATTGTCAtacatattttctatttttttcctttttttatattaaaaacttTTGAATACAGAAATGCAATTAGATGGAGATTACTAgaaacagaagagagagagaggatggaaaACTGTATCTCATGAGCCAaggatttttattttcattttcagtATAATTAAATCTAAAACTTTACctacaaaaaaaatattcttcaaaCGAAAAACAACTACATTTTTGTGCTGCCTTAATTTCTAAAGATATTTGATAAGAATATGAAAAAAACACCTAACTGCTTTTCTAATTCTTATCACTTGAAGCACACATAATTTTATTCAGATTTCTAAACGATGGAAATAAGAATATTCACCTTGGTTCTTCTCCCCACCTGTGCCACCAGAGAACCCAAAATGCATGAGCAACAGTTTACAAGAATAATTGAAATTCAAATCATGTTCTACTTTTGAAGTGTTTTCATCTATATGATTAAGAAGAAAAATTCTTGGGCAACCTTGTCATATAATTAAAGCCAAGTCTCAGCAACATAAAACATGTCTTGATACACTTGCTTGATGAAGATGGGATACTCCAAAGAGAATGTTGCATTCTTCATACCTATATATCTACTATGGAGTAAAGGCATGAAGAAAACCAATGCCTCGTGCGAAGCCAATAAAGGGAAAAAACTAATAGAGCAGCACACTGGAAGATATACAGCATTCAACTTCACATGATGATCACTAATTTACAAATTATGGGAGAAACCTAGTGTCGAGAGTTCTCCTGTTCAATGCCTTCCCACCATTTTAAAATGGTCAACCATCACAGCCATCAGGGACACATGAGAAAGAGTTCAGTCATCAGATCAATAAACTTCCTTTTGAATCAGTTAAAGCTTAGAACTCAGTGTCAAAGCAAGCAACCATGACTTTTGAAACAGCTGATCTTGCAAAAGGAATATAACTGAGACTATACCTGTATACGTGAAAGGAAATGTAGAGTTATCATCAGAAATGCATGTATGGTCTAAAAATGAATTCTGTCAATGACCCTTCAAGTTAGAACCGAAGGATTATATTCATGTACCATGCATGTATCAATTATAACAGGATATCTGATCCATAAAATTTCCATATTATTGCTTTAGTAACCAACCGACCTATGATGCCCCCATTCAGGAACAATAGTAGCATGAAACAAGTCACAAAATTATAAAGCAAGCACTTGATCCAATTAATTGATTCAGTTGACATGCCTTCTATTTTGAACATTTCATATTCAGCAAGCACTTCTACTCTGCAAATTTGATTCGGTTAGTATGCTTCATTGCCCTGGATTCTGCAATCTTATAGTCTATTTAGCTTCCACATGAATGTATATATCTTTGTGTTATGTGATCATTGCGTAACAAATATTGAACTTCTTAAGAAGACATCAAGTACTTGATATTAAAGAGCTTATTTGTTCTTCTCGTAAGCCTTACATAATTCACCTGGCTTACGATCTCGAAAATCCCCTAGTTTTAGCACTCTGTAAGTCTTAGCTTTTACCTTAGCCTGAAGACATTCAAACCTTGATAGTCTTTCTCCCAGGGATCCCATGTTTGATGAGAATTACCAGAATAAGGACCTTCGCCCTGAATTAAGTCTTATCACTAATGTTGTTTGTTCAATTTAGACACTACAGGTATGCGACTCCAGAAAGAAAGCAGAACATATTGGAGGATGAGGAGACGGAACACTAAATGTATTTGTCAAGCAAGCTCTCCGTTTTTGTGGTCTGGTGGAGCCAAAGAGGATGTTACCTAGACCAGCTTAAATCAAGGAATCATATATCCCATCTTACCTAGAGATTTCTTGGTATGGCAAGGGAATATCCTCCCCAATTTTGCCTTGGCTAAAAATTCCCCGCACATTACAAGGCTTTAAATAAACATAAGAGACATAAAATTCTCAGACTTTATGCATCATGTACTTCATCCATAAATTTGATCCCATTATGTAGAAAGAGACTTGTTCGCTCAAGTGAAGGTTAACACAACCAGAGATGAAATTGCCTAAAATAAATCATGGATAAAACATGGCACGAATTTACCATGTGATGAATAAAATGTTTTAAACAGCCAACTGAAATGTACATCCACTTTACACAAAATTGGTGACACAGAATATGTTAGTTAAAGATGCCAACAAACATATAAGAGACAAAAAAGTTAACAACTACTAACTGAACATTGACATCGACTCACCAAATGAGGGCACCAAACTCCAGAATAATAGCAAGAAGTGTCAGGAGTTTATTGTGGACCTGTTTATTTGTAGTGTAGCAGTAATATAAGTCCATCAAATTTTTGTATGTTAAAACAAACATGAAAAGATAATTTATTTCACAAGAGAGTTAAAAGCATACTTACATAAAAAGCACAAAACAGAGCTATTATCATACTTGCTATGAATATAGATGTTGCATATATACGGACAGGATCAAGCATCATATCAATTTGTCGTTTGGGACCTATAAGAAAAGCTGTGCTGCCATACAAAAGAGATCCAACTTCAGGAAAGCTTAAAAAGTAAAAGAACCACAGTCATggataaatagaaaaaaataaactgATTCCAGAAAACTCGATATATGTTGACCCTGAAAAAACCTTAGTGGTGTAGAAACTAAGAAGAATCTAATAGAAAATTTAACAAAAAGGCAACATATTAACCATCATCAGAATATAGAAGCAGCCCCTACTCGTATGAAATCCCAACACTGAtttaaaacatagtagcaagattcaAATGACCAAAACCCTATAAGAAACATCATAACAACAAAATCATAGGACCAAGGACTGTCACTTTCTGGAAAGAGGGTGCAGACCTTCCAAGCGCAAGCAAATTGCCAAAGGTGAATGTTATGCCAAATTTGATTGGATTGAAGAAAACAAGCATGGACTGTCACAAAATTTGGAAAAGCAAGGATCAGTAATTGAAAGCACAGAAAGCAGCAAACTAAAGAGATAAAAACACTGGAAAAAATACATAATGTTTTGTACTCGTTGAAATTGAAGACTTGTTACTAAACCTATTTCCAGTTTATCGTCCATTAATATGCACTAAGACAATAAATCATTTACTAATCTATAACCTCATATATACTAAAGGAAAGGGCATAAAGCTTTGTTTTACATTGATCACCAATATATGATGCAGATTATCTGTTATCATGACCAATTTATAATAATTGAACAGGTTGattaatagaaataaaaataacaacAGAAAGATGGTTAGATTACCAGGATCGTACAGGCTAGGCCTGCAGATAAACAAATGGCGAAACCATACAATCTCTGAGCAATGAGAAATAGCCAATGATCAGTTCATGTACCTTGAGAATCTCATATAAGTATAAAACTTCCAAAACCTCTACATTCCAAAGCAAATAATGTAGATCTAAGAGACTGTGCCAAACATCGCTAAACCAAtgggaaaaaaatataaaaaaaatcagctAGGAAACAGCCAAATACGACATCAAGAACAAGGGCTTGGCAAACATGTAATCTAGCAtgtatatcatcatcaaaatttgcaaCAAGCATCAGAGATACCACAATATCATACAGCAGAACCTGGCCATCATAGTGTTGACTCAAAGAACTTCAACCTGAAATCATCAGCTATCAACAACTAGAAATAAATGATGCACCACAAGTCTAAAACCAAATGTCTTCCAATTTAACAAAATGGTAGAAAATCATCGTAGCAAGATCCTCTCCAAATAAATGAACTTAAACGAAGAGCATAACACAAGCCCTATTACCGTGATATTAAAGCATGGCATAAGCGTATGTTTATACTAAATCACAGCAATGTGCATGACCCGCCAAGGGGCAACTAAGTTGCCAAAATTTCAGAATACCAAGAATGCATTAAGAAAAACCTCAAATTTTCTTGTGGACCGCCGAAAATCGTCTGCGAATCGGATCACAACAAATCTAGCAAGATTTCAACCGGGAGAGTAGCAAGATCCATGCAATTCTCAACTGGATCCAGCATCGAACAGAGTAGCTTCACGAAGGGTGAATCTCTTTTGGCAAAAGATTAACGGCCAAAGGAAACCCTACCGGATCTGTGAAAGATAGAGAGGATTCGACCACCTCAGTGATtcgggaaaaggagaagagagaggaCATGCTCGACGGAGAGGGTGCAGTTTCCATCAAATTCGTCGAGAAGGAAGAGGAGCTAGATCCCTGCAATTCTCAACTGGATCCAGACTCGAACAGAGTAACAACACCGAGATTGGATCTTTTGGGCAAAAGATTAACGGCCACAGAGAAGCCCTAGCGGACCTATGGAAAAGAGAGAGATAGGATTCCACCAAATCGGTGATTCGAGGAATGGGGCATAGAGAGGACCTGCTTGGTGGAGAGGGTGCAGTTGCGATCGAATTCGTCGAAGAAGGACGACGACTGTGCTTCTTGGGCAAGGGATTCCTCATCGGACTCCATTCCGACGAGCATCTTCGCCCTAT contains the following coding sequences:
- the LOC135640646 gene encoding uncharacterized protein LOC135640646 isoform X1; translation: MMMETMSRALDRAKMLVGMESDEESLAQEAQSSSFFDEFDRNCTLSTKQRLYGFAICLSAGLACTILSMLVFFNPIKFGITFTFGNLLALGSTAFLIGPKRQIDMMLDPVRIYATSIFIASMIIALFCAFYVHNKLLTLLAIILEFGALIWYSLSYIPFARSAVSKVMVACFDTEF
- the LOC135640646 gene encoding uncharacterized protein LOC135640646 isoform X2, which translates into the protein MMMETMSRALDRAKMLVGMESDEESLAQEAQSSSFFDEFDRNCTLSTKQRLYGFAICLSAGLACTILSMLVFFNPIKFGITFTFGNLLALGSTAFLIGPKRQIDMMLDPVRIYATSIFIASMIIALFCAFYVHNKLLTLLAIILEFGALIWH